The following proteins are co-located in the Procambarus clarkii isolate CNS0578487 chromosome 4, FALCON_Pclarkii_2.0, whole genome shotgun sequence genome:
- the LOC123749923 gene encoding LOW QUALITY PROTEIN: uncharacterized protein (The sequence of the model RefSeq protein was modified relative to this genomic sequence to represent the inferred CDS: deleted 1 base in 1 codon), translating into MVKMQAVQSALAIRRQRSRREDQRRAKERRESRASLSTPRPSVVSLDGRVYFNEERENKRLLGQVTMFHVGSVFIVIGLMLTITSLVPGYVRSTTPERRSDLLGTGCFFVFLGGVLTTISRFVSNNEEKELNKYIKGRLSRSKSGHRLVRDAESGLPTPTRERRNKPQQNGFTPHSPARAAKIASKAEPKEEPASTPSPSEGEAACSSPGTTDTIPTSASMEPVLSRILEEDENDGDTATTEPMDTTPESSLTPTSPLETQGLLERHHSTPRKGSKSSSKSSTKSSRHSGV; encoded by the exons ATGGTGAAGATGCAGGCGGTGCAGTCGGCCTTGGCCATCCGGCGCCAGAGATCGCGTCGAGAAGACCAGCGCCGGGCGAAGGAACGCCGGGAAAGCCGCGCCTCACTATCCACGCCACGACCCTCCGTCGTTAGCCTCGATGGCCGCGTGTACTTCAACGAGGAGCGGGAAAATAAGCGTCTGTTAGGGCAGGTCACTATGTTTCATGTGGGTTCGGTGTTTATAGTGATCGGCTTGATGCTCACTATCACTTCCCTGGTGCCTGGCTACGTCAGGAGCACCACACCCGAGCGCAGGAGTGATCTGCTCGGAACAGGTTGCTTTTTCGTGTTCCTTGGCGGCGTGTTGACAACAATTAGTCGTTTCGTATCCAATAACGAGGAGAAGGAGCTCAATAAGTACATCAAGGGACGACTTTCGCGCTCGAAGTCCGGCCACAGGCTTGTGCGCGACGCGGAGAGCGGGTTGCCTACTCCAACCCGCGAGCGACGCAACAAGCCGCAGCAGAATGGTTTCACGCCACATTCTCCCGCCAGAGCCGCCAAGATCGCCAGCAAGGCCGAGCCTAAGGAGGAGCCGGCGAGCACACCGTCGCCCTCGGAGGGCGAGGCGGCCTGCAGCTCGCCCGGTACGACGGATACAATCCCCACCTCGGCCTCCATGGAA CCTGTCCTCTCCCGCATTCTGGAGGAGGACGAGAACGACGGGGACACGGCCACGACTGAGCCCATGGACACGACGCCTGAGTCCTCGCTCACACCTACCTCGCCATTGGAGACGCAGGGACTCCTCGAACGCCAccactccacccccaggaagggcTCCAAGAGCTCCTCCAAGAGCTCCACCAAGAGTTCCAGGCACTCTGGAGTCTAA